A single Leptolyngbya sp. 'hensonii' DNA region contains:
- a CDS encoding NIL domain-containing protein, translating into MKKRVTLTFPKRSVQMPVTYRLAKDFNVAANIIRAQVAPNQIGKLVVELSGDIDQLDSAIDWMRSQDIGVSLASREILIDEDRCVHCGLCTGVCPSEALSLDPQTFRLNFNRSRCIVCEQCIPTCPVQAISTNL; encoded by the coding sequence GTGAAAAAGCGGGTCACCCTAACCTTCCCCAAACGATCGGTACAAATGCCCGTCACCTATCGACTGGCAAAGGATTTCAACGTCGCCGCCAATATCATCCGCGCCCAGGTTGCCCCCAATCAGATCGGTAAGCTGGTGGTGGAACTTTCTGGAGATATTGACCAATTGGATTCGGCGATCGACTGGATGCGATCGCAGGATATCGGGGTTTCCCTGGCCAGCCGGGAAATCCTGATTGATGAAGATCGCTGTGTTCACTGCGGTCTCTGTACCGGCGTCTGCCCAAGCGAAGCCCTGAGCCTTGATCCCCAGACTTTTCGTCTGAATTTCAATCGCTCCCGCTGCATTGTTTGTGAACAATGCATCCCGACCTGTCCGGTACAGGCCATTTCAACCAATCTTTAA
- a CDS encoding NAD(P)H-quinone oxidoreductase subunit N, whose product MDFASLAAQLNAGTILPEGIVIITLLVVLVGDLIVGRTSSRWTPYVTIAGLVLSVVALYFQWDLGNPISFLGGFNGDALSVVFRGIIALSAAVTVLMSVTYVEQSGTSLGEFITILLSATVGAMFLAGADELVMVYVSLETLSIASYLLTGYMKRDPRSNEAALKYLLIGASSSAIFLYGISLLYGLSGGETRLSAIAASLTSTTAEPSIGLVIALVFAIAGIAFKIAAVPFHQWTPDVYEGSPTPVVAFLSVGSKAAGFALAIRLLVTAFPSLSEEWRFVFTALAILSMVLGNVVALAQTSMKRMLAYSSIAQAGFVMIGLITGTQEGYASMLFYLIVYLFMNLGGFACVILFSLRTGTDQISEYSGLYQKDPLLTLVLSICLLSLGGIPPLAGFFGKIYLFWAGWKAGAYGLVLLGLVTSVISIYYYIRVVKMMVVKEPQEMSESVKNYPTVQWTLPGMRPLQVGLVLSLVATSLAGILSNPLFTLSNDAITKTPMFRSTLVSVNPPASETKLASSQ is encoded by the coding sequence CTCAACTAAATGCCGGCACCATTCTGCCTGAAGGCATTGTGATTATCACCTTGCTGGTGGTGTTGGTTGGGGACTTGATCGTCGGACGGACCTCCTCCCGCTGGACCCCCTATGTCACGATCGCTGGTTTAGTGTTGTCGGTTGTTGCTCTCTACTTTCAGTGGGATCTTGGCAATCCCATCTCCTTCTTGGGGGGGTTCAATGGTGATGCCCTCAGTGTGGTGTTTCGCGGCATCATTGCCCTGTCTGCAGCGGTGACAGTTTTGATGTCCGTGACCTATGTGGAGCAGTCTGGCACATCCCTGGGAGAATTTATCACCATTCTGCTCTCAGCTACGGTCGGTGCCATGTTTCTGGCTGGGGCAGACGAACTCGTGATGGTTTATGTCTCTCTGGAAACCTTAAGTATTGCCTCCTATCTGCTGACGGGTTACATGAAGCGGGATCCCCGTTCCAATGAGGCAGCCCTCAAATATTTGCTGATTGGTGCTTCCAGTTCAGCTATTTTCCTCTACGGCATTTCTCTGCTCTACGGGTTATCCGGTGGAGAAACCCGCTTGAGCGCGATCGCGGCCAGCTTAACCAGTACAACGGCTGAACCCTCGATCGGATTGGTGATTGCCCTGGTGTTTGCGATTGCCGGGATCGCCTTTAAGATCGCGGCGGTGCCCTTTCACCAGTGGACCCCTGACGTCTATGAGGGATCGCCCACCCCGGTCGTGGCTTTCCTGTCTGTAGGCTCCAAGGCTGCCGGATTTGCCCTGGCAATTCGTCTGCTGGTGACTGCTTTCCCCTCCCTTTCAGAAGAGTGGCGGTTCGTGTTCACGGCTCTGGCCATCCTCAGTATGGTTCTGGGCAATGTGGTGGCCCTGGCTCAGACTAGTATGAAGCGGATGTTGGCTTACTCCTCGATCGCCCAAGCTGGTTTTGTCATGATCGGGTTAATTACAGGCACCCAAGAGGGTTACGCCAGTATGTTGTTTTACCTGATTGTGTACCTGTTCATGAACTTGGGTGGGTTTGCCTGTGTGATTCTCTTTTCTCTGCGGACTGGGACTGACCAGATCAGTGAGTACTCCGGTCTGTATCAAAAGGATCCCTTGCTCACCCTGGTGCTGAGTATCTGTCTCCTCTCCCTTGGAGGGATTCCCCCCCTGGCAGGCTTCTTTGGCAAAATCTACCTGTTCTGGGCTGGTTGGAAGGCAGGAGCCTATGGACTGGTGTTGCTGGGCCTGGTGACCAGTGTGATCTCCATTTACTACTACATTCGAGTAGTGAAGATGATGGTGGTGAAGGAACCCCAGGAAATGTCAGAATCAGTGAAGAATTATCCTACCGTGCAGTGGACTTTGCCAGGTATGCGGCCTCTACAAGTGGGCTTGGTGCTGTCCCTGGTTGCCACCTCCTTAGCGGGTATCCTATCCAATCCCCTGTTTACCCTCTCCAATGATGCGATTACCAAAACTCCGATGTTCCGATCGACCCTGGTCAGCGTGAATCCCCCTGCCAGTGAAACCAAGCTGGCCTCAAGCCAGTAG
- a CDS encoding thioredoxin family protein produces the protein MAQNSSTVSPAPTSQSSAATLANRLRNFLIVMVAVVLSLAVFLGLQGQTVTASLETQAKAAVPLETALVNGKPTLMEFYADWCTSCQAMADDLETLKQTYGERVNFVMLNVDNSKWLPEILSYRVDGIPHFVFLNQAGDAIASAIGEQPRPILATNLDALVAGEALPYAQASGQTSSFSSPVSAQGQTDPRSHGSQVVN, from the coding sequence ATGGCGCAAAATTCATCGACCGTTTCACCCGCTCCGACTTCCCAATCCTCAGCGGCTACTCTGGCCAACCGGCTGCGCAATTTCCTGATTGTCATGGTTGCCGTAGTTTTGAGTCTGGCCGTCTTCTTGGGGCTTCAGGGACAAACGGTCACAGCCAGCCTGGAGACTCAGGCCAAAGCAGCGGTGCCTTTGGAGACCGCACTGGTAAATGGCAAGCCCACCCTGATGGAGTTCTATGCCGATTGGTGTACCAGTTGTCAGGCGATGGCTGACGACCTGGAAACCCTGAAACAGACCTATGGGGAACGGGTCAACTTCGTCATGCTGAATGTGGATAACAGCAAGTGGTTGCCAGAAATTCTGAGTTATCGGGTCGATGGCATTCCCCATTTTGTGTTTTTGAACCAGGCCGGAGACGCGATTGCCAGCGCGATCGGAGAGCAACCCCGTCCCATCCTGGCGACCAATCTAGATGCCCTCGTCGCTGGAGAGGCGCTGCCTTACGCGCAAGCCAGTGGCCAGACCTCCAGCTTTTCCAGTCCGGTCAGTGCACAGGGACAGACCGATCCCCGCAGTCACGGCAGCCAGGTGGTGAACTGA